The Paenibacillus sp. FSL W8-0426 region AACTGCTGGTTGTCGCGCCTGTTACCCTGCTGATCACCGGATTCCTCGCATTTACGCTGATCGGGCCGATTACGTTTGCGCTCGGTAATGCGATCACATCCGGATTGGTGTATGTATTTGATACCGTACCTGCACTGGGCGGATTGATTTACGGCGGATTGTATGCGCTTCTCGTTATCACGGGTATGCATCATACGTTCCTCGCCGTTGACGTTCAACTCATCGGATCTCAAGGCGGAACATTCCTTTGGCCGATGCTGGCTCTCTCAAACATCGCGCAAGGCGCGGCCGCGCTTGCCATGATGTTTGTGTTCAAACAGCAGAAAAGCAAAGGTTTGGCCGTCACGTCTTCGGTCTCGGCATTTCTGGGCGTCACGGAGCCGGCGATGTTCGGGGTGAACTTGCGCCACAAGTTTCCGTTTGTGTTCGGTATGATCGGTTCGGCATTGGCAGGTGTGCTGCTGACCATGAATCATGTCCTCGCATCCTCGATCGGAGTAGGCGGGATTCCAGGATTCCTGTCCATCTTCCCGAACCAATGGGGCGTATTTTTCATCGGCATGGCCATCGTACTGGTGGTTCCATTCGTTGCTACTGTGGTTTACGGCAAATGGAAAGGCAATGCGGTGTTGGCAGACGGTGATCCAGCGGATGTTCGTGACAGCCGTGCTTCCGGAGTACAACAGGCTTCTGCCGAAGTAGCCGTAGGCGAAGCCGGGGGCAACGTCGTATCTGCGGACAGAACGAAGCCAACTCTATCGGTATTGGAGATTCAGGCTCCCATCAAAGGAAATGCAGTCGCGCTTGATAACGTGCCTGATCCGGCTTTCGCCAGCGGAGCGATGGGGCAAGGGATTGCCATCGAACCGGAAGAAGGAAAAGTTTTTGCCCCATTCGACGGAACGGTGTCTCATGTGATCAAGAGCAAGCATGCAATCATTCTGGAGCATGAGAGCGGCGTTCAAATCCTGATCCATGTCGGCATCAACACCGTTGCCCTTAAAGGAAGCGGATATACGCCGCATGTACAGACCGGCGATCGCGTCAAAGCAGGCCAGCTTCTGTTGGAATTCGACCGTGAACTGATCGCCGATGCAGGGTACTCGTTGGTTACGCCGATTATTTTGCCGGATGGGCAGGATCGGGTCGATGTGGTCGAAGAGACGAAGCTGGGTCCGGTGCAGCATCAAGGTGACGTTATTTTGCGGGTGCATTTGAAGGCATAACGTTTCCTGCACAGCGTGTTCATGATATGACGAATCCGTATTCAGAGCGGCTTTTATGGATTTATGCCGATTCCGTGTTAGAATGAGTATGGTGATTACGTTGAACAAAAATATTTATTTGCAAATTTACAATGATTATTCCGAAAAAATCCAGAATGGCCGCCTGGCACCGGGGTCCAAATTGCCTTCGGAAAACGATTTTACGGCCGAGTATGGCACTTCCAGGGAAACGGTGCGAAAGGCCTTGAACCTGCTTGCACAGAATGGATACATCCATAAAGTAAGGGGAAAAGGTTCTTTCGTGCTGGACATGGGACGCATGGACTTCCCGATTACCGGACTCATTTCATTCAAAGAAATGT contains the following coding sequences:
- the treP gene encoding PTS system trehalose-specific EIIBC component, with product MSVDRKNVEKIIEAIGGSANIEAATHCVTRLRFALRDESKVDEASLEKNDLVKGHFSTQGQFQVIIGPGLVDKVYEEMIQLTGVERVSKDDVKNIAGKKQNPIQRAIKTLADIFIPILPAIVTAGLLLGINNILTGPGIFFEGQSLIQVYPQWKDFASIINTIASTAFTFLPALIGWSAVVRFGGSPLLGIVLGLILVHPDLLSAYGYAEAKTNNAVPVWNLFGWEVNKLGYQGQVLPVLVSAYILAKIETFLNKRVADSIKLLVVAPVTLLITGFLAFTLIGPITFALGNAITSGLVYVFDTVPALGGLIYGGLYALLVITGMHHTFLAVDVQLIGSQGGTFLWPMLALSNIAQGAAALAMMFVFKQQKSKGLAVTSSVSAFLGVTEPAMFGVNLRHKFPFVFGMIGSALAGVLLTMNHVLASSIGVGGIPGFLSIFPNQWGVFFIGMAIVLVVPFVATVVYGKWKGNAVLADGDPADVRDSRASGVQQASAEVAVGEAGGNVVSADRTKPTLSVLEIQAPIKGNAVALDNVPDPAFASGAMGQGIAIEPEEGKVFAPFDGTVSHVIKSKHAIILEHESGVQILIHVGINTVALKGSGYTPHVQTGDRVKAGQLLLEFDRELIADAGYSLVTPIILPDGQDRVDVVEETKLGPVQHQGDVILRVHLKA